The following are from one region of the Pseudazoarcus pumilus genome:
- the acs gene encoding acetate--CoA ligase — translation MSSEQQARVYQPSAEAVSRARVSGMDAYEALCAEADRDYEGFWARHARELLEWQTPFTQVLDESEAPFFKWFADGTLNVSYNCLDRNVKRGDGNKTAIIFESDDGKVARVSYADLLVRVCRFANALRDMGVKKGDRVIIYLPMSVEGVIAMQACARIGATHSVVFGGFSAHALRDRIEDAGAVALITSDGQFRGGKMLPLKSIADEALDSDAAKSCKNVIVLRRTGADVNMVEGRDHWMHEVVDGQPDTCEPEWVGAEHPLFILYTSGSTGKPKGVQHSSGGYLLQAAMSMRYTFDIQPDDVFWCTADIGWVTGHTYVAYGPLACGSTQIVFEGVPTYPNPGRFWRMVQDHKVSIFYTAPTAIRSLIKASENNPDCAPTQYDLSSLRILGTVGEPINPAAWEWYYENVGGGRCPIVDTWWQTETGAHMITPLPGATPMVPGSCTLPFPGIQAAIVDETGADVPNGHGGILVVKRPWPSMIRTIWGDPDRFRKTYFPDDFKGKLYLAGDGAVRDKDTAYFTITGRIDDVLNVSGHRMGTMEIESALVAHDEVAEAAVVGRPDELTGEAIVAFVVLKGARPTGEAASQKVKELQQWVGKEIGPIARPKDIRFGENLPKTRSGKIMRRLLRQLAKGEEITQDTSTLENPAILDQLKGNG, via the coding sequence ATGTCGAGCGAACAGCAAGCCCGTGTGTATCAGCCTTCGGCAGAGGCGGTCTCGCGCGCGAGGGTGTCGGGAATGGACGCCTACGAGGCGCTGTGCGCGGAGGCCGATCGTGACTACGAAGGCTTCTGGGCGCGCCATGCGCGCGAGCTGCTCGAATGGCAGACGCCCTTCACCCAGGTGCTGGACGAGAGCGAAGCGCCGTTCTTCAAGTGGTTCGCCGACGGCACGCTCAACGTTTCGTACAACTGCCTGGACCGCAACGTAAAGCGCGGCGACGGCAACAAGACCGCGATCATCTTCGAGTCCGACGACGGCAAGGTCGCCCGTGTCAGCTACGCCGACTTGCTGGTGCGCGTATGCCGTTTCGCCAACGCGCTGCGCGACATGGGCGTGAAGAAGGGTGACCGGGTCATCATCTACCTGCCGATGTCGGTCGAGGGCGTGATTGCGATGCAGGCCTGCGCGCGCATCGGCGCCACCCATTCGGTAGTGTTCGGCGGTTTCTCGGCGCACGCGCTGCGCGATCGCATCGAAGATGCCGGCGCGGTCGCGCTGATCACCTCCGACGGGCAGTTTCGCGGTGGCAAGATGCTGCCGCTCAAGTCCATCGCAGACGAGGCGCTCGATTCGGATGCGGCCAAGTCGTGCAAGAACGTCATCGTACTGCGGCGCACCGGCGCCGACGTCAACATGGTCGAAGGGCGCGACCACTGGATGCACGAGGTCGTCGACGGCCAGCCCGACACCTGCGAACCGGAGTGGGTCGGCGCCGAGCATCCGCTGTTCATCCTGTACACATCCGGCTCCACCGGCAAGCCCAAGGGTGTGCAGCACTCGTCGGGCGGCTATCTGCTGCAGGCGGCGATGTCCATGCGCTACACCTTCGACATCCAGCCTGACGACGTCTTCTGGTGTACGGCCGACATCGGCTGGGTCACCGGCCACACCTACGTCGCCTATGGGCCGCTGGCCTGCGGTTCCACCCAGATCGTCTTCGAGGGGGTGCCGACCTATCCGAATCCGGGACGCTTCTGGCGCATGGTGCAGGACCACAAGGTCAGCATCTTCTATACCGCGCCGACCGCGATCCGCTCGCTGATCAAGGCCTCCGAGAACAACCCCGATTGCGCGCCGACGCAGTACGACCTGTCCAGCCTGCGCATCCTCGGCACCGTCGGCGAGCCCATCAACCCGGCCGCCTGGGAGTGGTACTACGAAAACGTCGGCGGTGGCCGCTGCCCCATCGTCGACACCTGGTGGCAGACCGAGACCGGTGCACACATGATCACGCCGTTGCCCGGCGCCACGCCGATGGTGCCGGGTTCGTGCACGCTGCCGTTCCCGGGCATCCAGGCGGCGATCGTCGACGAGACCGGTGCCGACGTACCCAACGGCCACGGCGGCATCCTCGTCGTCAAGCGCCCGTGGCCGTCGATGATCCGTACCATCTGGGGGGATCCGGATCGCTTCCGCAAGACCTACTTCCCGGATGACTTCAAGGGCAAGCTGTATCTGGCGGGCGATGGCGCGGTGCGCGACAAGGACACGGCGTACTTCACGATCACCGGGCGCATCGACGACGTGCTCAACGTCTCGGGCCACCGCATGGGCACGATGGAGATCGAATCGGCCCTGGTCGCCCACGACGAAGTCGCCGAGGCGGCCGTGGTCGGTCGCCCCGACGAATTGACCGGCGAGGCGATCGTGGCCTTCGTGGTGCTCAAGGGTGCACGCCCGACCGGCGAGGCCGCCAGCCAGAAGGTCAAGGAACTGCAGCAGTGGGTCGGCAAGGAGATCGGCCCGATCGCGCGTCCCAAGGACATCCGCTTCGGTGAAAACCTGCCCAAGACGCGTTCGGGCAAGATCATGCGTCGCCTGCTGCGTCAGCTTGCGAAGGGCGAGGAAATCACGCAGGATACGAGTACGCTTGAAAATCCGGCGATTCTCGACCAGCTCAAGGGTAACGGCTGA
- a CDS encoding fumarate hydratase — MTVIRQDDLIQSVADAFQYISYYHPLDYIQALGKAWEREESPAAKDAIAQILTNSRMCAEGHRPICQDTGIAVVFLKIGMNLRWDATLSLQEMVDEGVRRAYNHPDNKLRASVLLDPAGARRNSKDNTPAVVHVEMVPGDGLEVTCAAKGGGSENKSKLAMLNPSDSIVDWVLKTLPTMGAGWCPPGILGIGIGGTPEKAMLMAKESLMAPCDIHVLRDKAASGAELSRVEALRLELMDKVNALGIGAQGLGGLTTVLDVKILDYPTHAASLPVAMIPNCAATRHVHFHLDGSGPAHLETPKLEDWPAVTWQADTEVATRVNLDTLTKEEVASWKPGQVLLLNGKMLTGRDAAHKRIGDMLARGEKLPVDFTNRIIYYVGPVDPVREEAVGPAGPTTATRMDKFTRMMLEQTGLIAMVGKAERGPAAIEAIRDNQSAYLMAVGGAAYLVSKAIKTARVVGFEDLGMEAIYEFDVVDMPVTVAVDAQGTSVHETGPKEWAAKIAGIPVAIA, encoded by the coding sequence ATGACCGTCATCCGCCAGGACGACCTGATCCAGTCCGTCGCCGACGCCTTCCAGTACATCAGCTACTACCACCCGCTCGACTACATCCAGGCACTCGGCAAGGCTTGGGAACGCGAGGAAAGCCCGGCCGCGAAGGACGCCATCGCGCAGATCCTGACCAACTCGCGCATGTGCGCCGAGGGCCACCGGCCGATCTGTCAGGATACGGGCATCGCCGTGGTGTTCCTCAAGATCGGCATGAACCTGCGCTGGGACGCCACGCTGAGCCTGCAGGAGATGGTCGACGAGGGCGTGCGCCGCGCCTACAACCACCCGGACAACAAGCTGCGCGCCTCGGTGCTGCTCGACCCGGCCGGCGCGCGCCGCAACTCCAAGGACAACACCCCGGCCGTGGTGCACGTCGAGATGGTGCCGGGCGACGGCCTGGAAGTGACCTGTGCGGCCAAGGGCGGCGGCTCGGAGAACAAGTCCAAGCTCGCCATGCTCAACCCGTCCGACTCCATCGTGGACTGGGTGCTCAAGACCCTGCCGACCATGGGCGCGGGCTGGTGCCCGCCGGGCATTCTCGGCATCGGCATCGGCGGCACGCCCGAAAAGGCCATGCTCATGGCCAAGGAATCGCTGATGGCGCCGTGCGACATCCACGTGCTGCGCGACAAGGCCGCCAGCGGCGCCGAGCTCTCGCGCGTCGAGGCACTGCGTCTGGAACTGATGGACAAGGTCAATGCGCTGGGCATCGGCGCGCAGGGTCTGGGCGGGCTCACCACCGTGCTCGACGTCAAGATCCTCGACTACCCCACCCACGCCGCCAGCCTGCCGGTGGCGATGATCCCCAACTGCGCGGCCACGCGTCACGTGCATTTCCATCTGGACGGCTCCGGCCCGGCGCATCTGGAAACCCCCAAGCTCGAAGACTGGCCGGCCGTGACCTGGCAGGCCGACACCGAAGTCGCCACGCGCGTGAACCTGGACACGCTGACCAAGGAGGAAGTGGCCTCGTGGAAGCCCGGCCAGGTGTTGCTGCTCAACGGCAAGATGCTCACCGGCCGCGACGCCGCCCACAAGCGCATCGGCGACATGCTCGCCAGGGGCGAGAAGCTGCCGGTGGACTTCACCAACCGCATCATCTACTACGTCGGCCCGGTCGACCCGGTGCGCGAGGAAGCGGTCGGCCCGGCAGGCCCCACCACCGCCACGCGCATGGACAAGTTCACGCGCATGATGCTGGAGCAGACCGGACTGATCGCCATGGTCGGCAAGGCCGAGCGCGGCCCGGCTGCCATCGAGGCCATCCGCGACAATCAGTCCGCCTATCTGATGGCGGTGGGCGGCGCGGCCTATCTGGTTTCCAAGGCCATCAAGACCGCCAGGGTGGTGGGTTTCGAAGACCTGGGCATGGAGGCGATCTACGAATTCGACGTGGTCGACATGCCGGTGACGGTGGCCGTAGACGCGCAGGGCACCAGCGTGCACGAGACCGGCCCGAAGGAATGGGCGGCGAAGATCGCCGGCATTCCGGTGGCCATCGCCTGA
- a CDS encoding 3'-5' exonuclease, which translates to MMRRAGAALFASALVALMLAPLALVFGLFWQLGGESVRAHLIEAVHGRLGVVLFALVLLLSVGAMLACRLHRAHVRQAFTLAEEIELIAGAGEQLRIREHGPASLRAIERAVNVLAARREALRADVAEQVAQAQRSIEAERNRLAALMGELAQSVVVCNLDGRILLYNARAREQFRGLSASPQLADGSELIGLGRSIHAVFERDVIAHGLETVRRRLARGDDPAVANFVLGCGQGHLLRVRMSPVLAEGSREPDGFILLFDDITSQFVSEARRDRLMQSLTDDNRASLATLCAAAEQLAREGGDASQRARRIAEVRSEATRMGERFDTAAAELAEARRARWPLEEMHATDLVDAVRVRIAAATGVAVEVEQVDDVWLEADSFSLLQAVAFLAWRIREASEAYTLSLRLLRVADKVCLGLGWSGHPVSEETVAAWEIESMRAADRVLPTTVREVIERHGGEMRFERERARGRIWLGMMLREAVARPDEAGARGVPLADGRPEFYDFDIFDWAEDARVLDDTPLSALNYTAFDTETTGLDPSGGDEIIQIGATRIVNAKLLRGESFEQLIDPRRALRPESIAVHGIVPELLAGQPTIDAVLPAFRAFVADTVLVAHNAAFDMRFLQLKEASTDVVFDRPVLDTLLISALLHPNQESHRLESIAERLGVTVSARHTALGDAIVTAEVFIRMLPLLAERGIRTLGELREASERTFYARIRY; encoded by the coding sequence ATGATGCGCAGGGCGGGGGCGGCGCTGTTCGCGAGTGCACTCGTCGCGCTGATGCTCGCGCCGCTCGCGCTGGTGTTCGGCCTTTTTTGGCAGCTGGGCGGCGAATCGGTGCGCGCGCATCTGATCGAGGCCGTGCACGGGCGACTCGGTGTCGTGCTGTTTGCGCTGGTATTGCTGCTGAGCGTCGGCGCGATGCTGGCGTGCCGGCTGCATCGTGCTCATGTGCGTCAGGCCTTCACCCTCGCCGAGGAGATCGAATTGATCGCCGGCGCGGGCGAGCAACTGCGCATCCGCGAGCATGGCCCGGCTTCGCTTCGCGCCATCGAGCGCGCCGTCAATGTGCTCGCGGCGCGGCGCGAGGCCTTGCGCGCCGATGTCGCCGAGCAGGTCGCGCAGGCGCAGCGCTCCATCGAGGCCGAGCGCAATCGCCTGGCCGCGCTGATGGGCGAACTCGCGCAAAGTGTCGTGGTGTGCAATCTGGACGGGCGCATCCTGCTCTACAACGCGCGCGCGAGGGAGCAGTTCCGCGGCCTGTCGGCGAGTCCGCAACTGGCCGACGGGAGCGAACTGATCGGGCTGGGACGCTCCATCCACGCGGTGTTCGAGCGCGACGTGATCGCGCACGGCCTGGAGACCGTGCGCCGGCGCCTGGCGCGCGGCGACGACCCGGCCGTGGCGAACTTCGTTCTGGGCTGCGGCCAGGGCCATCTGTTGCGCGTGCGCATGTCGCCCGTGCTCGCCGAGGGCAGTCGCGAACCCGACGGTTTCATTCTGCTGTTCGACGACATCACCAGCCAGTTTGTCAGCGAGGCCCGGCGTGATCGCCTGATGCAGTCGCTGACCGACGACAATCGCGCCTCGCTCGCCACCTTGTGTGCGGCCGCCGAGCAACTCGCCAGGGAAGGGGGTGATGCATCGCAGCGCGCGCGCCGGATCGCCGAGGTCCGCAGCGAGGCGACACGCATGGGCGAGCGTTTCGACACCGCCGCGGCGGAACTGGCCGAGGCGCGACGCGCGCGCTGGCCGCTCGAGGAAATGCACGCGACCGATCTGGTCGATGCCGTGCGTGTGCGTATCGCGGCCGCCACGGGTGTCGCAGTCGAGGTCGAACAGGTCGACGATGTGTGGCTCGAGGCCGACAGTTTCTCGCTGTTGCAGGCCGTGGCCTTCCTCGCCTGGAGAATCCGCGAGGCGTCCGAAGCGTACACCCTGTCGCTCCGCCTGTTGCGGGTCGCGGACAAGGTGTGTCTGGGTCTGGGATGGAGCGGGCATCCGGTTTCCGAAGAGACGGTCGCCGCCTGGGAGATCGAATCCATGCGCGCCGCAGATCGTGTTCTGCCGACGACGGTGCGCGAGGTCATCGAGCGTCACGGTGGCGAAATGCGCTTCGAGCGCGAGCGCGCACGTGGCCGCATCTGGCTGGGCATGATGCTGCGCGAAGCGGTGGCACGGCCGGACGAGGCCGGCGCGCGCGGTGTGCCCCTCGCCGACGGGCGACCGGAGTTCTACGACTTCGATATCTTCGACTGGGCGGAGGATGCGCGCGTGCTCGACGACACGCCGCTGTCCGCGCTCAACTACACCGCCTTCGATACGGAGACCACCGGTCTGGATCCTTCGGGCGGCGACGAGATCATCCAGATCGGCGCCACGCGCATCGTCAATGCCAAGCTGCTGCGCGGCGAGTCCTTCGAACAACTGATCGACCCGCGTCGCGCGCTGCGCCCCGAATCGATTGCGGTGCACGGCATCGTGCCCGAGCTGCTGGCCGGCCAGCCGACCATCGACGCGGTGCTGCCCGCGTTCCGTGCCTTCGTCGCCGACACCGTGCTGGTGGCCCACAACGCCGCCTTCGACATGCGCTTCCTGCAGCTCAAGGAGGCGAGTACCGATGTCGTGTTCGACCGGCCGGTGCTCGATACGCTGCTGATCTCGGCGTTGCTGCATCCGAACCAGGAATCGCATCGGCTGGAGTCCATCGCCGAGCGCCTGGGGGTGACGGTGAGCG